The Ignavibacteriales bacterium genomic sequence CAGCTAGCTGATCAAAAAAAATGTTTGCCCAAAATCCATTACGATTAATTTTTATCAGCATTATTGAATAACGATAGTATTGGTTTCAATTTTAATTGTGTCTCTTCAAATTCCTCTTTTGGATCAGAGCCTTCAACAATTCCACAGCCGGCATAAGCGTAAAGTTTGTTATCTTTTACTAATGCTGAACGAATAGTTACAAAAAATTCTCCATAATTATCTGCATTAAACCATCCAATAATACCTGAAAACAAACCTCGATCAAATGCTTCAGTTTTCTCAATCATTTTTAAGGATTGTTCTTTTGGAATACCGCAAACTGCTGGAGTAGGGAACAGTGAGGAAATAATTTTAAATATTTCATCTTTTGATTTTAATGTTCCTGTAACCGATGTTTGAAGATGCTGAATGTTTGGTAATTTTTTAACAACGGGATTCTCATCAATTTCAACTTTATCAACATAATTAAAAATAGATTTTTTAATGTAATCGATTACTGCTTCATGTTCGATATTATTTTTATCGCTTTTTAAAAGTTCATCTTCCAATTGTTTATCCTGAACAGGGTCTTTACCTCGCATTATTGATCCAGCCAAAGCCTCAGTGAAAAAAGTATTGCCGGAATATTTTATTAATATTTCAGGTGTTGAGCCAAAGAAAATAGATTTTCCTGATTTATATAAAAAATTTGTACACGATGGATATCTAACATTCAATTCTGTAATTGTTTTCTGCCAGTTAATTTCTGAGTCTAATTCATTTTCAACCCTGCGAGCAATTACAACTTTTTCAATCTCTTCACGTTTTATTTCATTAACAACAGAATCAATTTGTGTTTCCCAGTTTTCAAAATCATTTAAACTATTTACATCTTTAAGAATTGTTCGATCGCT encodes the following:
- a CDS encoding isochorismate synthase, encoding MSNTSQITANTANDLSENLSDPNKVFFSYAAKISALKFTLLLDHFAAKADDVFYYSEPDENISFLSFEILNKQSFNFDNYELLAREISILKSKLVSNHSEFDKFNLPIFITSAKFPVNKNSDEWNDFNDIDFIVPKIILFQHSGTCFIISNFFSESFSHHENFSEFLERETELIYNLENRLHESSSDRTILKDVNSLNDFENWETQIDSVVNEIKREEIEKVVIARRVENELDSEINWQKTITELNVRYPSCTNFLYKSGKSIFFGSTPEILIKYSGNTFFTEALAGSIMRGKDPVQDKQLEDELLKSDKNNIEHEAVIDYIKKSIFNYVDKVEIDENPVVKKLPNIQHLQTSVTGTLKSKDEIFKIISSLFPTPAVCGIPKEQSLKMIEKTEAFDRGLFSGIIGWFNADNYGEFFVTIRSALVKDNKLYAYAGCGIVEGSDPKEEFEETQLKLKPILSLFNNADKN